A genomic window from Trueperella bialowiezensis includes:
- a CDS encoding App1 family protein, translating to MAIANLARRFEDGLNRRNIVRRREQGWLPRLTGYTGYGSVTAAKVLARAIMADPDEDSKPFQIPFLPSSAHSFTTQGMRDIATLVAEQAEYAQRGWRQFFTTQVGFLPVTVQLGQQTIETRTDRSGYVDLLIDNHGLEPGWHEATLTPAAGEPVTAPIMIVSPDTTHGLISDVDDTILVTSLPRAMIAAYNAFILHTNMRKPVPGMAEFYDHLLEPVPDAPVFYLSTGAWNVYTSMQLFIQKHGLPVGPMLMTDWGPTPTGLFRSGMEHKKTQLRNLLIMFPNIQWYLIGDDGQHDPIIYDDLAREHPNRVRGIAMRTLDPLEQVLSHGTTEATQGSRKDADIEDAGVPIIRGADGFELLDKAGQLRGD from the coding sequence ATGGCAATTGCGAACTTGGCCCGGCGTTTTGAAGACGGCCTGAACCGGCGGAACATCGTGCGCCGGCGCGAACAAGGCTGGCTGCCACGGCTGACCGGATACACCGGCTACGGATCTGTGACCGCCGCGAAAGTGCTCGCGCGCGCCATCATGGCCGACCCGGACGAAGATTCAAAACCGTTCCAGATCCCCTTCTTGCCATCCTCCGCACACTCGTTCACCACGCAAGGCATGCGTGATATTGCCACACTCGTAGCCGAACAAGCCGAATACGCCCAACGCGGGTGGCGGCAATTCTTTACCACCCAGGTCGGCTTCCTCCCGGTCACCGTGCAACTCGGCCAGCAAACCATCGAGACGCGCACCGACCGCTCCGGCTACGTCGACCTCCTTATCGACAACCACGGCCTCGAACCCGGCTGGCACGAAGCCACGCTCACGCCCGCCGCCGGCGAACCCGTGACCGCGCCAATCATGATCGTCTCGCCAGACACCACCCACGGGCTGATCTCCGACGTCGACGACACGATCCTCGTCACGTCCCTCCCGCGCGCCATGATCGCCGCCTACAACGCCTTCATCTTGCACACCAACATGCGCAAACCCGTACCCGGCATGGCCGAATTCTACGACCACCTCCTCGAACCGGTCCCGGACGCGCCCGTCTTCTACCTGTCCACCGGCGCCTGGAACGTGTACACCTCCATGCAACTATTCATCCAAAAACACGGACTGCCCGTCGGCCCGATGCTCATGACCGACTGGGGGCCGACCCCCACCGGCCTTTTCCGCTCCGGCATGGAACACAAGAAGACACAGCTGCGCAACCTGCTCATCATGTTCCCCAACATCCAGTGGTATTTGATCGGCGACGACGGGCAGCACGACCCGATCATCTACGACGACCTCGCCCGCGAACATCCCAACCGGGTGCGCGGAATCGCCATGCGCACCCTCGACCCGCTCGAACAAGTTCTTTCGCACGGCACCACCGAAGCCACCCAAGGATCACGAAAAGACGCCGACATCGAAGATGCCGGCGTGCCCATCATCCGCGGCGCCGACGGCTTCGAACTACTGGACAAGGCCGGGCAGCTACGCGGCGACTAA
- the ald gene encoding alanine dehydrogenase — MLIGVPTEVKNNEYRVAITPLGVHELVRAGHRVMVQSGAGIGSCITDDDYADVGAYIAPTAADVWAQADMILKVKEPTPAEYDLMREGQVLFTYLHLAASEELTRELLARKVTSIAYETVQTDNGVLPLLAPMSEVAGRLSAQIAAHLMLKVGGGRGILMGGVPGTRTANIAILGGGTVGFHAARIASAMGADVTVYDVDFRRMAYIDDVTSGRIHTEYSTELSVARGLKNADAVIGSVLIPGARTPRLVTNEMVADMRPGSVLVDVAIDQGGCFEASRPTTHDDPTFEFEDCLFYCVANMPGTVPYTSTYALTNATMRYVLHIADAGWQQAMHDLPDLARGLSTFDGKLYERGVAEAFGLELATFGN; from the coding sequence ATGCTTATTGGAGTGCCCACAGAGGTTAAAAACAACGAATACCGGGTGGCCATCACGCCGCTTGGCGTACACGAACTCGTCCGTGCCGGCCACCGGGTCATGGTACAAAGCGGTGCGGGCATCGGCTCGTGCATCACCGACGACGACTACGCCGACGTCGGCGCCTACATCGCCCCCACCGCCGCGGACGTCTGGGCACAAGCCGACATGATCCTCAAAGTCAAAGAACCCACCCCCGCCGAATACGACCTCATGCGCGAAGGCCAGGTCCTTTTCACCTACCTCCACCTCGCCGCCTCCGAAGAGCTCACCCGCGAACTCCTCGCCCGTAAAGTCACTTCCATCGCCTACGAAACCGTGCAGACCGACAACGGCGTACTCCCCCTACTCGCGCCCATGTCCGAAGTTGCCGGCCGACTCTCCGCCCAAATCGCCGCACACCTCATGCTCAAAGTCGGCGGCGGACGCGGCATCCTCATGGGCGGCGTACCCGGCACCCGCACCGCCAACATCGCCATCCTCGGCGGCGGCACAGTCGGCTTCCACGCCGCCCGCATCGCCTCCGCCATGGGCGCCGACGTCACCGTCTACGACGTCGACTTCCGCCGCATGGCCTACATCGACGACGTCACCTCCGGGCGCATCCACACCGAATACTCCACCGAACTATCCGTGGCCCGCGGGTTGAAAAACGCCGACGCCGTCATCGGCTCCGTCCTCATCCCCGGCGCCCGCACCCCACGGCTCGTCACCAACGAGATGGTAGCCGACATGCGGCCCGGCTCCGTGCTCGTAGACGTGGCCATCGACCAAGGCGGCTGCTTCGAAGCCTCCCGCCCCACCACACACGACGATCCAACTTTCGAGTTCGAAGACTGCCTGTTCTACTGCGTGGCCAACATGCCCGGCACCGTGCCCTACACCTCCACGTATGCGCTCACCAACGCCACCATGCGCTACGTGCTCCACATCGCCGACGCCGGCTGGCAACAAGCCATGCATGACCTGCCCGACCTCGCCCGCGGACTCTCCACATTCGACGGCAAACTCTACGAGCGCGGCGTAGCCGAAGCCTTCGGCCTCGAGCTGGCCACCTTCGGAAACTAG
- a CDS encoding GntR family transcriptional regulator, producing the protein MAERYEPDIDIDRTSPAPLHAQISAPIKRAILDGVIGPGTRIENEVSLAQRLKVSRPTARQALQTLVEAGLLHRRRGVGTVVAARPHHQLLQLPSLHEEIQDAGHESTSKILQYNHRRATDAIAKQLGVAVDDSVVELERLRLRDGQPVAILYNWLPAAIAPPDDQLEHRGLYELLRESGVVPTSTTQSVGAERPDKREARLLAISTRDPVLTIDRTAYDARGHIIEWGFHVYRADLYRYKSTVVAHGNT; encoded by the coding sequence ATGGCAGAGCGCTACGAGCCGGACATCGACATCGACCGCACGTCGCCAGCGCCCCTGCACGCCCAAATCTCCGCGCCCATCAAACGCGCGATCCTCGACGGCGTCATCGGCCCCGGCACCCGCATCGAAAACGAGGTTTCGCTCGCGCAGCGCCTCAAAGTCTCCCGGCCAACCGCCCGGCAAGCCCTGCAAACGCTCGTCGAAGCAGGCCTGTTACACCGGCGCCGCGGAGTGGGCACCGTCGTCGCCGCCAGACCCCACCACCAACTCCTCCAACTGCCGTCCCTCCACGAAGAAATCCAGGACGCCGGGCACGAATCGACGTCGAAAATCCTGCAATACAACCACCGCCGCGCCACCGACGCCATCGCCAAACAGCTCGGCGTCGCCGTCGACGACTCGGTAGTCGAACTCGAACGGCTCCGCCTACGCGACGGCCAACCAGTCGCCATCCTCTACAACTGGCTGCCCGCCGCCATCGCACCGCCAGACGACCAGCTCGAACACCGCGGGCTCTACGAACTGCTGCGCGAATCCGGCGTCGTCCCCACCTCCACCACCCAATCCGTGGGAGCCGAACGGCCCGACAAACGCGAAGCCCGCCTGCTCGCCATCTCCACCCGCGACCCGGTGCTCACCATCGACCGCACCGCCTACGACGCGCGCGGCCACATCATCGAATGGGGATTCCACGTCTACCGGGCAGATTTATACCGGTACAAGTCCACCGTCGTCGCACACGGCAACACTTGA
- a CDS encoding sugar ABC transporter ATP-binding protein: MSKRYPGVQALDAVDFQLEAGQIHALVGENGAGKSTLMKILGGIVQADSGEIIYDGERVSFSGPLAAQDAGIALIHQELNLMPDLTIAQNIFFGREPRKWLRIDDDAMAARSGEILQRVGLDVDPRMPLGELSVAGRQMVEIAKALSMDARVLIMDEPTAALSAHEVQQLFTITREFIAAAPRERAVVYISHRLDEIQELCTHVSVLRDGKNVATHPAAELTRDDMIALMVGRAIDTSHRPESQPQPEIGFEVRSIKAGMVDDVSFAVRKGEIFGIGGLVGAGRTETARAIVGADPKEGGSVVVGGEEVRIGSVEDAVRAGIGYLSEDRKHYGLLLDQSITQNIALPSLGRWANAAGVIDDAAAQGVAETAVEKLGIATPSVEQKARNLSGGNQQKVVIAKWVARDCDVLIFDEPTRGVDVGAKDEIYALMEDLAAQGKAIVVISSEIAELQRVCHRIGVMCQGRMTGVLANEEATSENIMDLATRFTVARAGGEQ; this comes from the coding sequence ATGAGCAAGCGCTACCCGGGCGTGCAGGCGCTCGATGCCGTCGATTTCCAGTTGGAGGCCGGGCAGATTCACGCGCTCGTGGGTGAAAACGGCGCCGGGAAATCCACCCTCATGAAGATCCTTGGCGGGATCGTGCAGGCAGATTCCGGTGAGATTATCTACGACGGCGAACGCGTCAGTTTTTCTGGACCGCTCGCCGCCCAGGACGCCGGGATCGCGCTCATCCACCAAGAGCTCAACCTTATGCCGGACTTGACGATCGCGCAGAACATTTTCTTTGGCCGGGAGCCGCGTAAGTGGCTGCGGATTGACGACGACGCGATGGCCGCCCGCTCGGGGGAGATCCTGCAGCGCGTGGGCTTGGATGTGGATCCGCGAATGCCGCTGGGTGAACTGAGCGTGGCTGGGCGGCAGATGGTGGAGATCGCGAAGGCGCTGTCGATGGACGCGCGGGTGCTCATCATGGATGAGCCGACTGCCGCGCTGTCCGCCCACGAGGTTCAGCAGCTGTTTACGATCACGCGCGAGTTTATTGCCGCCGCGCCACGCGAGCGCGCGGTGGTCTATATTTCGCACCGGCTCGATGAGATCCAGGAGCTGTGTACGCACGTGTCGGTGTTGCGTGACGGTAAGAATGTGGCCACCCACCCGGCCGCTGAACTCACGCGTGATGACATGATCGCGCTCATGGTGGGCAGGGCGATTGACACCTCGCACCGGCCGGAGTCGCAGCCGCAGCCGGAGATCGGTTTCGAAGTCCGCTCGATTAAGGCTGGCATGGTCGACGACGTCTCCTTCGCTGTTCGTAAGGGCGAGATTTTCGGGATTGGCGGGCTCGTGGGTGCAGGGCGGACGGAAACCGCCCGCGCGATAGTCGGCGCTGATCCGAAAGAGGGCGGCAGCGTCGTCGTCGGCGGAGAAGAGGTGCGTATCGGCTCGGTGGAAGATGCGGTGCGTGCCGGGATCGGCTACCTGTCAGAAGACCGCAAGCACTACGGCCTGCTGCTCGACCAGTCGATTACGCAGAATATTGCGTTGCCCTCGCTGGGGCGGTGGGCGAACGCGGCGGGCGTGATCGACGACGCCGCGGCGCAGGGAGTCGCCGAAACGGCGGTGGAGAAGCTGGGGATCGCTACGCCGTCGGTGGAGCAGAAAGCGCGGAACCTCTCGGGTGGAAACCAGCAGAAGGTCGTGATTGCGAAATGGGTGGCACGCGACTGCGACGTGCTCATTTTTGACGAGCCGACCCGCGGCGTGGACGTGGGGGCGAAGGACGAAATTTACGCCCTCATGGAGGATCTGGCCGCGCAGGGTAAGGCGATTGTGGTGATTTCGTCGGAGATTGCCGAGCTGCAGCGGGTGTGCCACCGGATTGGCGTCATGTGCCAGGGGCGGATGACGGGCGTGCTCGCCAATGAAGAAGCGACGTCAGAAAACATTATGGATCTTGCCACGCGCTTTACCGTGGCGCGGGCGGGAGGAGAACAATGA
- a CDS encoding ABC transporter permease codes for MNPVNYVRTLYTRHPAQVLIVVSELALIAIFSLLSPYFLDLGNISALLLDASVYILLALGLTFVIATGGIDLTPGFGLAFTGVITALVMTKAGGPMWVAITAGVIAGILAGLALGIVNGFLVAKLNMQPMVATLAMMLVAWGAALSLTGTSSVPLNDYRPFLELGNGETFGLTNAIYLCIIAAIFAHFLLKHTLIGRYALAMGSNEEATRLSGVDVQKWKWRVYALAGVFTGLAGVLMASRLASGKPDVGQSYEMYAIAAAVLGGASLRGGKASVFGSVVGAILIATIRNGAVHMGVSDQNQKILLGVVVLIAVYLDVRRRPAKEIA; via the coding sequence ATGAACCCGGTTAACTACGTGCGCACCTTGTATACCCGGCATCCGGCGCAGGTGCTCATCGTCGTGTCTGAACTCGCGCTGATCGCGATATTTTCGTTGCTCAGCCCGTACTTTTTGGACCTTGGAAACATCTCGGCGCTCCTGCTGGACGCCTCGGTGTACATTCTCCTCGCGCTCGGACTCACGTTCGTGATCGCCACCGGGGGCATCGACCTCACCCCCGGGTTCGGGCTCGCGTTCACCGGCGTCATCACCGCGCTCGTCATGACGAAGGCGGGCGGACCAATGTGGGTGGCGATCACCGCGGGCGTGATCGCGGGCATCCTCGCGGGCCTGGCACTTGGCATCGTTAACGGATTCCTCGTGGCGAAGCTCAACATGCAGCCGATGGTGGCCACGTTGGCGATGATGCTCGTTGCCTGGGGCGCCGCGCTCTCGCTCACCGGTACGTCGTCGGTGCCGCTCAACGACTACCGGCCATTCCTCGAGCTCGGAAACGGCGAAACCTTCGGGCTGACCAACGCGATCTACCTGTGCATCATCGCCGCGATCTTCGCCCACTTCCTGCTCAAACACACGCTGATCGGGCGTTACGCGCTCGCGATGGGCTCGAACGAGGAGGCCACCCGGCTCTCCGGCGTCGACGTGCAAAAGTGGAAGTGGCGGGTGTATGCGCTCGCGGGCGTGTTCACCGGGCTGGCCGGCGTGCTCATGGCCTCGCGCTTGGCATCCGGTAAGCCGGATGTGGGGCAGTCGTATGAAATGTATGCGATCGCGGCGGCGGTGCTCGGCGGGGCATCCCTGCGCGGCGGTAAGGCCTCCGTGTTCGGCTCGGTCGTGGGTGCGATTCTTATCGCCACGATCCGCAACGGCGCCGTCCACATGGGCGTCTCGGATCAAAACCAGAAGATCCTGCTCGGCGTGGTGGTACTCATCGCCGTGTACTTGGATGTGCGGCGGCGCCCAGCGAAAGAGATCGCCTAG
- a CDS encoding ABC transporter substrate-binding protein: MVYAKKEGIGKRSGWRRGARRAKVCALLAALAVALAGCAGLGERLTDADDKLDIAVVAKGYASPFWAAVKEGSFAAGEDLGVNVTFNGPDTESDVVRQVDQINLAHVMSPDAFVFSALDSSASVIALEQFVESGIPVVAFDSGVPGSDIPVSTVATNNRAAAAAAAAKMIELTGGEGEVAILAQSSTSVTGTDRRDGFIDYLAEHAPNLKVVDVQYNDSDQAKAEQQASAIIQARPNLDGIFATDDDGAVAAAQTARRAGADVHVIGFDSGAVQVQLIREGAMAGSVTQNPYMMGYMAVETAVKAARGEEVEKVIDSGFYWYDATNWQDEEIQKAIYD; encoded by the coding sequence ATGGTATACGCGAAAAAAGAAGGCATCGGTAAGCGTTCTGGTTGGCGGCGTGGGGCGCGGCGCGCCAAAGTTTGTGCGTTGCTTGCGGCGCTCGCCGTCGCGCTGGCCGGGTGTGCTGGCCTGGGTGAGCGGCTGACGGACGCTGACGACAAGCTGGACATCGCCGTCGTCGCTAAAGGTTATGCGAGCCCGTTTTGGGCGGCCGTGAAGGAGGGCTCGTTCGCGGCGGGTGAGGATCTGGGCGTGAATGTCACGTTTAACGGGCCGGACACCGAGTCGGACGTGGTGCGCCAGGTGGATCAGATTAATTTGGCGCATGTGATGAGCCCGGATGCGTTCGTGTTTTCGGCGTTGGATTCCTCGGCGTCGGTGATTGCGCTCGAGCAGTTTGTGGAGTCGGGGATCCCGGTGGTCGCCTTCGATTCGGGTGTGCCGGGTTCGGATATTCCGGTGTCAACTGTGGCCACAAATAATCGTGCGGCGGCGGCTGCCGCGGCGGCGAAGATGATTGAGCTGACCGGCGGTGAGGGCGAGGTGGCGATTTTGGCGCAGTCCTCGACGTCGGTGACCGGCACCGATCGCCGCGACGGGTTCATCGACTATTTGGCCGAGCACGCCCCCAATTTGAAGGTGGTGGACGTGCAGTACAACGATTCGGATCAGGCGAAGGCGGAGCAGCAGGCGTCGGCGATCATTCAGGCCCGGCCGAACTTGGACGGCATTTTTGCTACCGACGACGACGGCGCGGTGGCCGCCGCTCAGACCGCGCGGCGAGCGGGGGCGGACGTGCACGTGATCGGGTTTGACTCGGGCGCGGTGCAGGTGCAGCTCATCCGTGAGGGCGCGATGGCTGGTTCGGTGACGCAAAACCCGTACATGATGGGCTACATGGCGGTGGAGACGGCGGTGAAGGCGGCGCGCGGCGAAGAGGTGGAGAAAGTGATCGACTCCGGCTTCTATTGGTATGACGCCACGAACTGGCAGGATGAGGAGATCCAGAAGGCGATCTACGACTAA
- a CDS encoding NAD-dependent succinate-semialdehyde dehydrogenase produces the protein MNDSRIAELLANIPTGIFINGEFTDSSSGERFDVLNPATGDVLISVADSTPDDAARAMDIAVDAQWDWAVSAPRERAEILRRAFELATGKYRDTLATVMTLEMGKPLDQAYGEVTYGAEFLRWFAEEAARIRGDYFRVPEGHLQAMVVRRPVGPCLFITPWNFPFAMATRKAGPAFAAGNVAILRPSQDTPLTALLFAQIMNEAGLPKGVLSVLPSKSARPITGPLIQDPRMRKLSFTGSTTVGKALLKEAADNVLRTSMELGGNAPFIVFEDADIDEAVKAAVATKLRNMGEACNAADHFFVHTDVYDEFTEKFSAAIAKQKVGDGLAEGTDVGPLVSEKQLADVSGMLDRAVAAGAKIAVGGGKPFNNGFFIEPTVLVDVDPESEIVTEEIFGPIAPVIRFDDEAELIRVINKDSVGLAGYFHTKDMSRVLRLAERLEIGMLGVNSATISNAAAPFGGLKQSGTGREGGKEGIEEYLETVYVGMPAPDFF, from the coding sequence ATGAACGATTCACGAATCGCAGAGCTACTTGCAAACATCCCCACGGGTATTTTCATCAACGGTGAATTTACAGACTCGTCGTCGGGCGAACGCTTCGACGTCCTAAACCCTGCTACCGGCGACGTGCTTATTTCCGTCGCTGATTCCACTCCCGACGACGCCGCGCGCGCCATGGACATCGCCGTCGACGCTCAGTGGGACTGGGCCGTGTCTGCTCCCCGCGAGCGCGCTGAAATTTTGCGCCGGGCCTTCGAACTTGCCACCGGCAAGTATCGGGACACGCTCGCCACGGTCATGACCCTAGAAATGGGCAAGCCGCTCGACCAAGCTTACGGCGAGGTCACCTACGGAGCTGAGTTCTTGCGCTGGTTCGCCGAGGAGGCCGCCCGCATTCGAGGCGATTACTTCCGCGTTCCTGAAGGCCACCTGCAGGCGATGGTGGTGCGCCGCCCTGTTGGCCCGTGCCTCTTTATTACCCCGTGGAACTTCCCGTTCGCGATGGCCACCCGCAAGGCTGGCCCGGCGTTCGCAGCAGGTAACGTGGCGATTTTGCGGCCGTCGCAAGACACCCCGCTGACCGCCCTACTGTTCGCGCAGATCATGAATGAGGCCGGCCTGCCCAAGGGCGTGCTTTCCGTGCTGCCGTCGAAGAGTGCCCGCCCGATCACCGGGCCGCTCATCCAAGATCCGCGCATGCGCAAGCTTTCGTTCACCGGCTCCACCACCGTTGGTAAGGCGCTACTGAAGGAAGCGGCAGACAACGTATTGCGCACGTCCATGGAGCTCGGCGGAAACGCGCCCTTTATCGTGTTCGAGGATGCCGATATTGACGAAGCGGTGAAGGCCGCCGTCGCCACCAAGCTGCGCAACATGGGCGAGGCGTGCAACGCGGCCGACCACTTCTTCGTCCACACGGACGTCTACGACGAGTTCACCGAAAAATTCTCCGCAGCCATTGCGAAGCAAAAGGTAGGTGACGGACTGGCCGAGGGCACGGACGTGGGTCCGCTCGTGTCTGAGAAGCAGCTGGCCGACGTGTCAGGCATGCTGGACCGTGCAGTTGCGGCCGGCGCGAAGATCGCCGTGGGCGGTGGCAAGCCGTTCAACAATGGTTTCTTCATCGAGCCGACCGTGCTCGTCGACGTCGATCCCGAGTCCGAGATCGTCACTGAGGAGATCTTCGGTCCGATCGCTCCCGTCATTCGTTTCGACGACGAGGCCGAGCTCATCCGAGTGATCAACAAGGATTCAGTGGGCCTGGCCGGCTACTTCCACACGAAGGACATGAGCCGGGTGCTGCGCCTTGCTGAGCGCCTGGAAATCGGGATGCTCGGCGTCAACTCGGCGACCATTTCCAATGCGGCGGCACCGTTCGGCGGGCTTAAGCAGTCGGGGACGGGCCGCGAAGGCGGCAAGGAAGGCATCGAGGAGTACCTCGAAACCGTGTACGTGGGCATGCCCGCGCCCGACTTCTTCTAA
- a CDS encoding fumarylacetoacetate hydrolase family protein yields MSQNIVSQTLGDEVGKIIAVHLSYPSRAEQRGRIPAEASYFMKASSSLNGPGEVVRPDNAELLVFEAEIALVIGKPARNVSEEEAWQYVSHVTAANDMGILDLRPADKGSNVRSKSGDGMTPIGPKLIPADKINPRELRVKATVDGTVMQDDSSGTLLFPFEHFIADLSRVMTLEPGDIILTGTPAGSSVLQPGQSVTVEVYSESDPSLTSGELTTTVVSGPALADVGSAPAADDKQRIDAWGSREAAGLEPEFELTDELRERISNLALATLSSQMRQKGYPNVSIDGVRPQVPGTKLVGRARTLRYVGHRPDLFKKYGGGYNAQKRAIDTVNPGEVLVMEARGYEHAGTLGDILALRAKVRGAAGIITDGAVRDWAAVEEVGLPVFAQAAHPSVLGRVHIPWDTDVTITCGRVAVQPGDVIVGDDDGAIVIPPHMVEELVADAEQQESEEEFIAQMVAAGESVDGLYPLNAQWREKYNEWLAEQNDN; encoded by the coding sequence TTGAGCCAGAACATTGTTTCGCAAACCCTCGGGGATGAGGTCGGCAAAATCATTGCTGTTCACCTGTCTTATCCTTCACGAGCCGAGCAGCGCGGGCGCATCCCGGCGGAGGCCTCGTATTTTATGAAGGCGTCGTCGTCGCTGAACGGCCCGGGTGAAGTGGTTCGCCCGGACAACGCTGAGCTGCTCGTGTTCGAGGCGGAGATCGCGCTCGTCATCGGCAAGCCTGCTCGTAACGTTTCCGAAGAGGAGGCCTGGCAGTACGTCAGCCACGTTACCGCGGCCAACGACATGGGGATCCTCGACCTGCGCCCGGCCGACAAGGGTTCGAACGTGCGCTCCAAGTCCGGTGATGGCATGACGCCGATCGGTCCGAAGCTCATTCCCGCTGACAAGATCAACCCGCGCGAACTACGCGTGAAGGCCACCGTGGACGGCACGGTCATGCAGGATGATTCCTCCGGAACCCTGCTCTTCCCCTTCGAGCACTTCATCGCCGATCTTTCCCGCGTCATGACGCTCGAACCGGGCGACATCATCCTTACCGGCACGCCGGCAGGCTCCTCGGTGCTCCAGCCGGGCCAGAGCGTCACGGTCGAAGTTTATTCGGAGTCCGACCCGTCGCTTACGTCGGGTGAATTGACGACGACGGTCGTGTCCGGCCCGGCGCTCGCAGACGTTGGCTCCGCCCCCGCGGCTGATGACAAGCAGCGGATCGACGCCTGGGGATCGCGTGAAGCAGCCGGCCTCGAACCGGAATTTGAGCTGACCGACGAGCTGCGCGAGCGGATTTCCAACCTGGCCCTTGCCACCCTGTCGTCGCAGATGCGGCAGAAGGGCTACCCGAACGTGTCGATTGACGGCGTTCGCCCGCAGGTGCCGGGCACCAAGTTGGTGGGCCGGGCGCGTACGCTGCGCTACGTCGGCCATCGCCCTGACCTGTTCAAGAAGTACGGCGGCGGTTACAACGCGCAAAAGCGCGCTATCGACACGGTCAATCCGGGCGAGGTGCTCGTCATGGAGGCGCGCGGCTACGAACACGCCGGAACGCTCGGCGACATCCTCGCGCTGCGGGCGAAGGTGCGCGGCGCGGCCGGCATTATCACCGACGGCGCGGTCCGCGACTGGGCCGCCGTCGAAGAAGTCGGCCTGCCAGTGTTCGCGCAGGCGGCACACCCGTCCGTGCTCGGCCGCGTCCACATCCCCTGGGACACCGACGTGACGATCACCTGCGGCCGCGTCGCCGTCCAACCCGGTGACGTGATTGTTGGCGACGACGACGGCGCGATCGTCATCCCTCCCCACATGGTCGAGGAGCTGGTTGCCGACGCCGAACAGCAAGAATCCGAAGAAGAGTTCATTGCGCAGATGGTCGCCGCCGGCGAATCGGTCGACGGGCTGTACCCGCTCAACGCGCAGTGGCGTGAAAAGTACAACGAGTGGCTCGCGGAGCAAAACGACAACTAA